In the genome of Populus trichocarpa isolate Nisqually-1 chromosome 6, P.trichocarpa_v4.1, whole genome shotgun sequence, one region contains:
- the LOC7455647 gene encoding uncharacterized protein LOC7455647 isoform X8, with protein sequence MSADLNVNQIEEKISVLDQPEESARVDCNGNGKVNDHHGPDPVCAEDSVADQVGELKADRVESESITGFRDDDDPIEKEEDLQAVEKGREEKLAEIPEDHDVEGNKKELINHAELSNAVAEAQESQDTSVHVAESELNRSNNDEVMVEEESKLNSTIDIKEHEDSQAVAINGVHNDLDLDQQRDLAEAQESQDNSVHVAESELNRSNNDEERVEEESKLNSTIDIKEHEDSQAVAINGVHNDLDLDQQRDLAEAQESQDTSVHVAESELNRSNNDEEMVEEESKLNSTIDIKEHEDSQAVAINGVHNDLDLDQQRDLAELITTEDVSESEPSQSRNDDEKVEESKLGSEDSQAVVSNAAHNFLASDQEKKLKELMNNDDVTEFKPKQSSIDVKVEEESKLDSAIHVEEIEDSQAAVINGACNSLDLNQEKEQPELIKDLPLEDSVEESGDPLKQNLETAPCPVMADEKLEAESAEGPTSDENRDGLPAGHAQDTAAETPVVDDLVDAKQNISKSSSENVELVATSDAETGQSFPISSDNGTTGDETSHILMDAVQSEVPHANGLDIHEKGGLLTSQESASQTVLVNDFVHTPEQNHTLEISTEVSSPAVLEEAPVESSESFPVSPINDIGAEPIVRIEDSCPVEDSKLCDIVRTETKVDNIGESADSHPVDDSKVEAEVENVLVAPSGHANDVKLDIGASSHSVESDEKVSILSIGNVDVESEVTEAVNEGDSNRTSVSIDNPDGETFKCDSTGNESYMPKIEVQADSEVENISTAAREEVPNRDGFVSQLEGEVSKNETPKPTSEDSAVVTSDEQYVVAELGKGPFYIIKVPRFDERNLREKVEDAKFQVEEKSKIRDAIQAQIQIIKAKRKEYEDSFLDARSEEKAARDLLKAKRKEIDSVQYIINRTRNALEIEEIDGRIRSMEHKIQHETLPLKEEKQFIRDIKQLKQIREQFSSNMGSQDEVQQAMDQKDQSEERLKSLRKEADVLRDSLLKAEAVTEDAKKKYNDEHEKINQLLFQHRAANDIRQEAFAHLQSLRKQLYEKSKFFYKYKDDLTAATNLALKGDKEELQRHCANQVERVMELWNNNDEFRKEYMSSNMRNTLRRLRTLDGRALGPDEQPPIIPNVVSQRATKHNVAPSAPALEVEKPVTPVETQRIDEKSTAKLGDKKNQTVKTKRQAKPASLENGLPTVSGRDQIEESRQEENKLPKEEESRQENKLTKEEESRQENKLTKEEVELARKIEELRKEKEAAMLKEQRRLEEKAKAKEAMERKKRNAEKAQARASLRAQREAEQKEKEKEKKAKKKEKRKAAAEDTKDIDEVESAPSSETPTETNESERTEKPVTVAKRPQKQTKAKSMPLPLRNKGKRKMQTWMWALITLLAVVALFFMGNSSFFNLGLQQRFGI encoded by the exons ATGTCGGCGGATTTGAATGTGAATCAAATAGAGGAGAAGATATCTGTTTTGGATCAGCCTGAAGAATCCGCTCGCGTTGATTGTAATGGGAATGGCAAGGTTAATGATCATCATGGCCCTGATCCTGTCTGTGCCGAAGACTCTGTAGCTGATCAGGTTGGAGAATTGAAGGCTGATCGTGTCGAATCCGAGTCCATTACTGGGTTCCGTGACGACGACGATCCGATCGAGAAAGAAGAAGATCTTCAG gCTGTTGAGAAGGGGAGGGAGGAAAAGTTGGCGGAGATACCAGAAGATCATGATGTAGAAGGGAACAAAAAGGAGTTAATTAATCATGCTGAACTCTCAAATGCAG TGGCAGAAGCTCAGGAATCGCAAGACACAAGTGTGCATGTTGCTGAATCTGAGCTAAATCGGTCAAATAATGATGAGGTGATGGTTGAAGAGGAAAGCAAATTGAATTCGACCATTGACATAAAAGAACATGAAGATTCTCAGGCTGTAGCTATCAATGGTGTTCATAATGATTTGGATTTGGATCAGCAGAGGGACCTGGCAGAAGCTCAGGAATCGCAAGACAATAGTGTGCATGTTGCTGAATCTGAGCTAAATCGGTCAAATAATGATGAGGAGAGGGTTGAGGAGGAAAGCAAATTGAATTCGACCATTGACATAAAAGAACATGAAGATTCTCAGGCTGTAGCTATCAATGGTGTTCATAATGATTTGGATTTGGATCAGCAGAGGGACCTGGCAGAAGCTCAGGAATCGCAAGACACAAGTGTGCATGTTGCTGAATCTGAGCTAAATCGGTCAAATAATGATGAGGAGATG GTTGAGGAGGAAAGCAAATTGAATTCGACCATTGACATAAAAGAACATGAAGATTCTCAGGCTGTAGCTATCAATGGTGTTCATAATGATTTGGATTTGGATCAGCAGAGGGACCTGGCAGAATTGATCACCACTGAAGATGTTTCTGAATCTGAGCCCAGTCAGTCTAGGAATGATGACGAGAAGGTTGAGGAAAGCAAATTGGGTTCTGAAGATTCTCAGGCTGTAGTTAGCAATGCTGCTCATAATTTTCTAGCCTCAGATCAAGAGAAGAAACTGAAGGAATTGATGAATAATGATGATGTTACTGAATTCAAGCCAAAACAATCTAGCATTGATGTGAAGGTAGAGGAGGAAAGCAAATTGGACTCGGCCATCCATgtagaagaaattgaagattCTCAGGCTGCAGTTATCAATGGTGCCTGTAATAGTTTGGATTTGAACCAGGAGAAGGAACAGCCAGAATTGATCAAGGATCTTCCTCTGGAAGATTCTGTGGAGGAGTCTGGGGATCCCCTCAAGCAGAATCTGGAAACAGCTCCATGTCCAGTCATGGCTGATGAAAAATTGGAAGCAGAATCTGCTGAAGGCCCTACATCTGATGAAAATAGAGATGGCTTGCCTGCTGGTCATGCTCAAGATACTGCTGCAGAAACTCCGGTTGTTGATGACCTGGTTGATGCCAAACAAAATATATCTAAGAGCTCTTCTGAAAATGTTGAACTTGTAGCAACTTCTGATGCTGAAACTGGTCAGAGTTTTCCAATTTCTAGTGATAATGGTACAACAGGAGATGAAACAAGTCACATCCTTATGGATGCTGTGCAATCAGAAGTGCCACATGCTAATGGCCTTGATATTCATGAAAAAGGAGGATTGCTTACTAGCCAGGAAAGTGCTTCACAAACTGTTCTTGTTAATGACTTTGTTCATACACCAGAGCAAAACCATACCTTAGAAATCAGCACGGAAGTGTCCTCCCCTGCTGTTCTCGAGGAAGCACCTGTTGAAAGTAGTGAAAGTTTCCCAGTTTCTCCTATCAATGATATTGGAGCAGAACCAATTGTCAGAATTGAGGATTCTTGTCCAGTAGAAGATTCCAAGTTATGTGATATTGTAAGAACAGAGACCAAGGTTGATAACATAGGTGAAAGTGCTGATTCTCATCCTGTTGATGATTCAAAAGTAGAGGCTGAAGTTGAGAATGTCCTTGTTGCACCAAGTGGCCATGCTAATGATGTGAAGCTAGATATTGGGGCTAGTTCCCATTCCGTTGAATCTGATGAGAAAGTATCTATTTTGTCAATCGGTAATGTGGATGTAGAATCTGAAGTCACAGAAGCAGTGAACGAAGGTGATAGCAACAGAACTTCTGTTTCCATTGACAATCCAGATGGAGAAACCTTTAAATGTGATTCAACTGGGAATGAAAGCTACATGCCCAAAATTGAAGTCCAAGCAGACTCAGaagttgaaaatatatcaactGCAGCAAGGGAAGAAGTGCCCAACAGAGATGGCTTTGTGTCTCAGCTTGAGGGTGAGGTTAGTAAGAATGAAACTCCCAAACCTACTTCGGAAGACTCTGCGGTTGTTACCTCTGATGAGCAATATGTTGTTGCTGAGCTGGGGAAAGGGCCATTCTACATAATTAAGGTTCCAAGATTTGATGAAAGAAATTTAAGAGAGAAGGTTGAAGATGCTAAATTTCAAGTTGAGGAGAAGAGTAAAATCCGGGATGCTATTCAAGCTCAAATCCAAATAATAaag GCCAAGCGTAAAGAGTATGAAGATAGCTTTTTAGATGCCAGATCAGAAGAGAAAGCTGCACGTGACTTGCTTAAGGCCAAGCGGAAGGAAATAGATTCtgttcaatatataattaacagaaCGAGGAATGCCCTTGAAATTGAGGAAATTGATGGCAGG ATACGCTCTATGGAACACAAGATACAACATGAAACCCTGCCTTTGAAGGAAGAAAAGCAGTTCATTCGTGATATCAAGCAGTTGAAGCAAATTCGAGAGCAGTTCTCTTCTAATATGGGCAGCCAGGATGAAGTTCAGCAGGCTATGGATCAGAAAGATCAAAGTGAAGAGCGCTTAAAG TCTTTGAGGAAAGAAGCAGATGTATTGAGAGACAGCCTTCTCAAAGCTGAAGCAGTCACTGAAGATGCTAAGAAGAAATATAATGATGAACATGAGAAGATAAATCAATTGCTATTTCAGCATAGAGCTGCTAATGATATACGACAAGAAGCATTTGCGCATTTGCAGAGTTTGAGGAAACAATTATATGAAAAG agtaaatttttttacaagTACAAAGATGATTTAACAGCAGCAACTAATTTGGCATTGAAGGGAGATAAAGAGGAACTTCAACGTCATTGTGCTAACCAA GTGGAGAGAGTTATGGAATTATGGAATAACAATGACGAGTTCCGGAAAGAGTACATGAGTTCCAACATGAGGAATACATTAAGGAGACTGCGGACATTGGATGGTCGTGCACTGGGCCCTGATGAACAGCCACCCATTATTCCAAATGTTGTTAGTCAAAGAGCgaccaaacacaatgttgcACCATCAGCTCCTGCTCTTGAAGTAGAAAAGCCAGTTACACCTGTGGAGACCCAAAGGATAGATGAAAAATCCACAGCAAAGCTTGGGGACAAAAAGAATCAGACTGTTAAAACTAAAAGGCAGGCAAAACCTGCTTCCTTGGAGAATGGTTTGCCAACTGTTTCTGGAAGAGATCAGATTGAAGAATCAAGACAAGAGGAGAATAAGCTTCCGAAGGAGGAAGAATCAAGGCAAGAGAATAAGCTTACGAAGGAGGAAGAATCAAGGCAAGAGAATAAGCTTACAAAGGAGGAAGTTGAGTTAGCCAGGAAGATAGAGGAATTGAGGAAGGAAAAGGAAGCAGCCATGTTAAAGGAGCAACGGAGATTGGAGGAGAAGGCCAAAGCAAAAGAGgcaatggagaggaaaaaacgAAATGCAGAAAAGGCCCAGGCCAGGGCTTCGCTAAGAGCACAAAGGGAAGCTGAGCAGAAAGAGAAG gaaaaggagaagaaggcaaagaagaaggaaaaaaggaagGCAGCAGCAGAGGATACTAAAGATATCGATGAGGTTGAGTCTGCTCCTAGTTCTGAAACTCCAACTGAAACCAATGAGTCTGAAAGAACCGAGAAGCCTGTGACTGTGGCAAAGAGGCCTCAAAAGCAAACAAAGGCAAAATCTATGCCTCTGCCTCTTCGCAACAAGGGTAAGAGAAAGATGCAAACATGGATGTGGGCCCTTATCACACTGCTGGCTGTTGTTGCCTTGTTTTTTATGGGGAACAGCAGCTTCTTTAATCTTGGGCTGCAACAAAGGTTTGGcatctaa
- the LOC7455647 gene encoding uncharacterized protein LOC7455647 isoform X9, which produces MSADLNVNQIEEKISVLDQPEESARVDCNGNGKVNDHHGPDPVCAEDSVADQVGELKADRVESESITGFRDDDDPIEKEEDLQAVEKGREEKLAEIPEDHDVEGNKKELINHAELSNAVAEAQESQDTSVHVAESELNRSNNDEVMVEEESKLNSTIDIKEHEDSQAVAINGVHNDLDLDQQRDLAEAQESQDNSVHVAESELNRSNNDEERVEEESKLNSTIDIKEHEDSQAVAINGVHNDLDLDQQRDLAEAQESQDTSVHVAESELNRSNNDEEMVEEESKLNSTIDIEEHEDSQAVAINGVHNDLDLDQQRDLAELITTEDVSESEPSQSRNDDEKVEESKLGSEDSQAVVSNAAHNFLASDQEKKLKELMNNDDVTEFKPKQSSIDVKVEEESKLDSAIHVEEIEDSQAAVINGACNSLDLNQEKEQPELIKDLPLEDSVEESGDPLKQNLETAPCPVMADEKLEAESAEGPTSDENRDGLPAGHAQDTAAETPVVDDLVDAKQNISKSSSENVELVATSDAETGQSFPISSDNGTTGDETSHILMDAVQSEVPHANGLDIHEKGGLLTSQESASQTVLVNDFVHTPEQNHTLEISTEVSSPAVLEEAPVESSESFPVSPINDIGAEPIVRIEDSCPVEDSKLCDIVRTETKVDNIGESADSHPVDDSKVEAEVENVLVAPSGHANDVKLDIGASSHSVESDEKVSILSIGNVDVESEVTEAVNEGDSNRTSVSIDNPDGETFKCDSTGNESYMPKIEVQADSEVENISTAAREEVPNRDGFVSQLEGEVSKNETPKPTSEDSAVVTSDEQYVVAELGKGPFYIIKVPRFDERNLREKVEDAKFQVEEKSKIRDAIQAQIQIIKAKRKEYEDSFLDARSEEKAARDLLKAKRKEIDSVQYIINRTRNALEIEEIDGRIRSMEHKIQHETLPLKEEKQFIRDIKQLKQIREQFSSNMGSQDEVQQAMDQKDQSEERLKSLRKEADVLRDSLLKAEAVTEDAKKKYNDEHEKINQLLFQHRAANDIRQEAFAHLQSLRKQLYEKSKFFYKYKDDLTAATNLALKGDKEELQRHCANQVERVMELWNNNDEFRKEYMSSNMRNTLRRLRTLDGRALGPDEQPPIIPNVVSQRATKHNVAPSAPALEVEKPVTPVETQRIDEKSTAKLGDKKNQTVKTKRQAKPASLENGLPTVSGRDQIEESRQEENKLPKEEESRQENKLTKEEESRQENKLTKEEVELARKIEELRKEKEAAMLKEQRRLEEKAKAKEAMERKKRNAEKAQARASLRAQREAEQKEKEKEKKAKKKEKRKAAAEDTKDIDEVESAPSSETPTETNESERTEKPVTVAKRPQKQTKAKSMPLPLRNKGKRKMQTWMWALITLLAVVALFFMGNSSFFNLGLQQRFGI; this is translated from the exons ATGTCGGCGGATTTGAATGTGAATCAAATAGAGGAGAAGATATCTGTTTTGGATCAGCCTGAAGAATCCGCTCGCGTTGATTGTAATGGGAATGGCAAGGTTAATGATCATCATGGCCCTGATCCTGTCTGTGCCGAAGACTCTGTAGCTGATCAGGTTGGAGAATTGAAGGCTGATCGTGTCGAATCCGAGTCCATTACTGGGTTCCGTGACGACGACGATCCGATCGAGAAAGAAGAAGATCTTCAG gCTGTTGAGAAGGGGAGGGAGGAAAAGTTGGCGGAGATACCAGAAGATCATGATGTAGAAGGGAACAAAAAGGAGTTAATTAATCATGCTGAACTCTCAAATGCAG TGGCAGAAGCTCAGGAATCGCAAGACACAAGTGTGCATGTTGCTGAATCTGAGCTAAATCGGTCAAATAATGATGAGGTGATGGTTGAAGAGGAAAGCAAATTGAATTCGACCATTGACATAAAAGAACATGAAGATTCTCAGGCTGTAGCTATCAATGGTGTTCATAATGATTTGGATTTGGATCAGCAGAGGGACCTGGCAGAAGCTCAGGAATCGCAAGACAATAGTGTGCATGTTGCTGAATCTGAGCTAAATCGGTCAAATAATGATGAGGAGAGGGTTGAGGAGGAAAGCAAATTGAATTCGACCATTGACATAAAAGAACATGAAGATTCTCAGGCTGTAGCTATCAATGGTGTTCATAATGATTTGGATTTGGATCAGCAGAGGGACCTGGCAGAAGCTCAGGAATCGCAAGACACAAGTGTGCATGTTGCTGAATCTGAGCTAAATCGGTCAAATAATGATGAGGAGATGGTTGAGGAGGAAAGCAAATTGAATTCGACCATTGACATAGAAGAACATGAAGATTCTCAGGCTGTAGCTATCAATGGTGTTCATAATGATTTGGATTTGGATCAGCAGAGGGAC CTGGCAGAATTGATCACCACTGAAGATGTTTCTGAATCTGAGCCCAGTCAGTCTAGGAATGATGACGAGAAGGTTGAGGAAAGCAAATTGGGTTCTGAAGATTCTCAGGCTGTAGTTAGCAATGCTGCTCATAATTTTCTAGCCTCAGATCAAGAGAAGAAACTGAAGGAATTGATGAATAATGATGATGTTACTGAATTCAAGCCAAAACAATCTAGCATTGATGTGAAGGTAGAGGAGGAAAGCAAATTGGACTCGGCCATCCATgtagaagaaattgaagattCTCAGGCTGCAGTTATCAATGGTGCCTGTAATAGTTTGGATTTGAACCAGGAGAAGGAACAGCCAGAATTGATCAAGGATCTTCCTCTGGAAGATTCTGTGGAGGAGTCTGGGGATCCCCTCAAGCAGAATCTGGAAACAGCTCCATGTCCAGTCATGGCTGATGAAAAATTGGAAGCAGAATCTGCTGAAGGCCCTACATCTGATGAAAATAGAGATGGCTTGCCTGCTGGTCATGCTCAAGATACTGCTGCAGAAACTCCGGTTGTTGATGACCTGGTTGATGCCAAACAAAATATATCTAAGAGCTCTTCTGAAAATGTTGAACTTGTAGCAACTTCTGATGCTGAAACTGGTCAGAGTTTTCCAATTTCTAGTGATAATGGTACAACAGGAGATGAAACAAGTCACATCCTTATGGATGCTGTGCAATCAGAAGTGCCACATGCTAATGGCCTTGATATTCATGAAAAAGGAGGATTGCTTACTAGCCAGGAAAGTGCTTCACAAACTGTTCTTGTTAATGACTTTGTTCATACACCAGAGCAAAACCATACCTTAGAAATCAGCACGGAAGTGTCCTCCCCTGCTGTTCTCGAGGAAGCACCTGTTGAAAGTAGTGAAAGTTTCCCAGTTTCTCCTATCAATGATATTGGAGCAGAACCAATTGTCAGAATTGAGGATTCTTGTCCAGTAGAAGATTCCAAGTTATGTGATATTGTAAGAACAGAGACCAAGGTTGATAACATAGGTGAAAGTGCTGATTCTCATCCTGTTGATGATTCAAAAGTAGAGGCTGAAGTTGAGAATGTCCTTGTTGCACCAAGTGGCCATGCTAATGATGTGAAGCTAGATATTGGGGCTAGTTCCCATTCCGTTGAATCTGATGAGAAAGTATCTATTTTGTCAATCGGTAATGTGGATGTAGAATCTGAAGTCACAGAAGCAGTGAACGAAGGTGATAGCAACAGAACTTCTGTTTCCATTGACAATCCAGATGGAGAAACCTTTAAATGTGATTCAACTGGGAATGAAAGCTACATGCCCAAAATTGAAGTCCAAGCAGACTCAGaagttgaaaatatatcaactGCAGCAAGGGAAGAAGTGCCCAACAGAGATGGCTTTGTGTCTCAGCTTGAGGGTGAGGTTAGTAAGAATGAAACTCCCAAACCTACTTCGGAAGACTCTGCGGTTGTTACCTCTGATGAGCAATATGTTGTTGCTGAGCTGGGGAAAGGGCCATTCTACATAATTAAGGTTCCAAGATTTGATGAAAGAAATTTAAGAGAGAAGGTTGAAGATGCTAAATTTCAAGTTGAGGAGAAGAGTAAAATCCGGGATGCTATTCAAGCTCAAATCCAAATAATAaag GCCAAGCGTAAAGAGTATGAAGATAGCTTTTTAGATGCCAGATCAGAAGAGAAAGCTGCACGTGACTTGCTTAAGGCCAAGCGGAAGGAAATAGATTCtgttcaatatataattaacagaaCGAGGAATGCCCTTGAAATTGAGGAAATTGATGGCAGG ATACGCTCTATGGAACACAAGATACAACATGAAACCCTGCCTTTGAAGGAAGAAAAGCAGTTCATTCGTGATATCAAGCAGTTGAAGCAAATTCGAGAGCAGTTCTCTTCTAATATGGGCAGCCAGGATGAAGTTCAGCAGGCTATGGATCAGAAAGATCAAAGTGAAGAGCGCTTAAAG TCTTTGAGGAAAGAAGCAGATGTATTGAGAGACAGCCTTCTCAAAGCTGAAGCAGTCACTGAAGATGCTAAGAAGAAATATAATGATGAACATGAGAAGATAAATCAATTGCTATTTCAGCATAGAGCTGCTAATGATATACGACAAGAAGCATTTGCGCATTTGCAGAGTTTGAGGAAACAATTATATGAAAAG agtaaatttttttacaagTACAAAGATGATTTAACAGCAGCAACTAATTTGGCATTGAAGGGAGATAAAGAGGAACTTCAACGTCATTGTGCTAACCAA GTGGAGAGAGTTATGGAATTATGGAATAACAATGACGAGTTCCGGAAAGAGTACATGAGTTCCAACATGAGGAATACATTAAGGAGACTGCGGACATTGGATGGTCGTGCACTGGGCCCTGATGAACAGCCACCCATTATTCCAAATGTTGTTAGTCAAAGAGCgaccaaacacaatgttgcACCATCAGCTCCTGCTCTTGAAGTAGAAAAGCCAGTTACACCTGTGGAGACCCAAAGGATAGATGAAAAATCCACAGCAAAGCTTGGGGACAAAAAGAATCAGACTGTTAAAACTAAAAGGCAGGCAAAACCTGCTTCCTTGGAGAATGGTTTGCCAACTGTTTCTGGAAGAGATCAGATTGAAGAATCAAGACAAGAGGAGAATAAGCTTCCGAAGGAGGAAGAATCAAGGCAAGAGAATAAGCTTACGAAGGAGGAAGAATCAAGGCAAGAGAATAAGCTTACAAAGGAGGAAGTTGAGTTAGCCAGGAAGATAGAGGAATTGAGGAAGGAAAAGGAAGCAGCCATGTTAAAGGAGCAACGGAGATTGGAGGAGAAGGCCAAAGCAAAAGAGgcaatggagaggaaaaaacgAAATGCAGAAAAGGCCCAGGCCAGGGCTTCGCTAAGAGCACAAAGGGAAGCTGAGCAGAAAGAGAAG gaaaaggagaagaaggcaaagaagaaggaaaaaaggaagGCAGCAGCAGAGGATACTAAAGATATCGATGAGGTTGAGTCTGCTCCTAGTTCTGAAACTCCAACTGAAACCAATGAGTCTGAAAGAACCGAGAAGCCTGTGACTGTGGCAAAGAGGCCTCAAAAGCAAACAAAGGCAAAATCTATGCCTCTGCCTCTTCGCAACAAGGGTAAGAGAAAGATGCAAACATGGATGTGGGCCCTTATCACACTGCTGGCTGTTGTTGCCTTGTTTTTTATGGGGAACAGCAGCTTCTTTAATCTTGGGCTGCAACAAAGGTTTGGcatctaa